Genomic segment of bacterium:
ATAGGTTTAAGATATGTTGATGAATGCCCATTACCAGAATTGTTGAGTAATGATTCATACTCAAATTATTATAATACTTCTTTAGCTTTTAATAGATTTGATATTTCAAAGGCTAAAGATATGCAATTTGTAACAAATATAGAAAAAGAAAATGATATTTATTTAAGATACTTTGAAAGTTATAAAGAACAAAAATTAACAATAGATTTCGATGCATATAAATTTGATATTAAAGCTGAAAACTATTTAGATGTTACTGATAAGCTTTATGAGATTGTTCATGAAGAATGGGAAAACACAATTAAAGAGCCCGTTAAAGAATTTATGAGACAACCAAAAGAGATTTAAAATGATACAAAATTATATTAAAAATATTATTGAGGATTCTTCTACAGGGAGAATTACTGTAAGCAATAAAATTATTAAATATAAATTTGAGAAGTACGAGATTACTGTTGAATTAGATGAATTTCAAAAATTCGTAGGAGTTATTGAAGTTAAAATAAATAAGAATTTTCTTGAGAGCCATCATAAAAAAACTAGTAAATACGATATTAGCCAATATTATGAAGATTAATAAGGATATTTATTTTGTTTTATAATGATACTCCTGATATATCAAAACTAAGGTTTGGGGATATAGTTAAAGGTAATTACTTAACATCGTTATTCTATAGTTCAAAATGTAATACCGATATTTTTAAATTAGAGGTTAATATTGCTGAATATAATGTGATATTGACACCTTGTTGTTCAATACAAACAAAAGAAGACCTTGGTAATATTATAATTACACCATTAATACAGATCAAACCCAGTTTTTATAGTAACCCTTATTTTGCAGAAAATATGTTAAATATAAATAAAATTATTTCGCCTCAAAATCAAGTTCCACCAGAAGCATGGGAGAAAATGCCTGAGGAGGAAAAGCAAAAAAGGTTAGAAGAAGGCTCAACGTATGCATTTAAAGAATATTTTATTTATGCGCCTCACGATTATTATAGTAAATATTATTTAGATAGTCGGAGTGGTAAAATCGTTGATATTAATTATTATATGATTGATTTTAGAAATGCGTTTAATATAAAAGTTGAAAAGATAAAAAGCCCTGAGAATATTTTATTAAAATCTAAAGTTTTAGAATTATCAATTGACTCCAGAAAAGAATTAAATGATAAATTACAAGCTTTTTATAGAATACCTGATGAAGATTTAGACTGAAAATTTTGAATTTAATGTAATTTGCTAATTATGGATGTATTTTGACAGAGTTCAAAAAACTTTCAATTACACAAGAATTACACAAGACCTTAAAAACAAAAAATTCGGCAATCGCCGAAAGTGTTGTTAATATTAAATGGGCCCGGCTGGATTCGAACCAGCGACCAAGGGATTATGAGTCCCCTGCGCTACCGCTGCGCCACAGGCCCACATTATTAGTGAGTATAAATTAATATACTATTGTCAAAATTTTGGGTCAAGGTTTAAATTTAGTTTTTGAAAAAATATAACTCTTTTTCTCCCCATCAGGCTAATTTTTAAAGAGCTTTTTGCTTTTATACTTTATAATCTTGAGGGATTTATGAAAAAGTCGGGGAACCTAAAATGTTTTTTCAAAAAAAGAAAAATTCATTATTTCCCTTTCTTAACACTCCCTTTTTATTTCAGCATGAAAGAAAACCCAAAATAGCCTTTATTCATCCTGCAATAGGAGATTCTCTCGGAGAATCACAATTATACGTTCTTGAACTCGCAAAAAGATTAAAAGAAAAATGTGATGTAAAAATTCTTTCTTCGAAAAAAATAAATGACCTGTGCACTCCGATTTCCTGTATTCCAAGAAATCAGGTTTTACATGAATCAAAATTTGATATGTTAAGATACTTTCTCGGAAATTTTTCGGATAGGCCGGAAGTTTTTATAGAGCATTTAACTTCATTTTTTCCTGTTGTCTGGGAACTTTTTAAAGGGAAATATGATGTGATTCTTCCTAACAACGATTGGGGAGGACTTCTGGCAGCTTCGGCGATAAGAAAGATAACAAAAACCCCGATAATTTTTACCGAACACAGCGGGCTTGTTGAAGGCGGGAAAAATGCCCGCAGAAATCTTTTTTTTAAACCTGACAAATACATTGTTTACACAAACGAACTAAAATATTGGCTAAAAAAATATCATCCCGAAATAAATACGTCTTTTATCGCTAAAGGTGTGGATTTTGACAGATTTAACCCTGAAGTTGAGCCGGTCAAGATAAATCTTCCTGAACCAATATTTTTGGCTTCTTCAACAAATTTGAAAAATAAAAGACTTGATTTAATTATTGAAGCGGTTTCTCTTCTTGAAAAAGGAAGTGTTTTACTGCTTTGTCCCGGTGCAAATACTCAGGAAATAGCTAAAAAAGGCGAAAGACTTCTCGGGAAAAAAAGATTTAAAATAATATGCGTTCCTCAAGAAAAAATCCCGTCATACTATAAAGCATGCAATGTTTTTACACTTCCTTCTTTGTCAGAACCCTTTGGTCTTGTTTATCTTGAAGCAATGGCATGCAACAAACCCGTAGTAACAACAAAAGATTTCTCCAGAATCGAGACGATAGGCGATGCAGGAATTCTTTGTGATGTAACCGATATCGAAGAATACTCGGAAGCTTTACAAAACGCCTCTGAAACAGATTGGGGCGATCTTCCTTATAACCAGGCAAAAAAATTCACATGGGAAATCTGTGCGGATAAATACTATGAACAAATTAAAAATTTAACAAACTGAAAGTTATTGATTATTGAGCTTTAACAGCCCCATAAGTATCATTGGAAGATCAAGAGTATTTGTATATAACAAATAACTTTGCTGCCATTCGGGATTAAACTTTGATTTAAACATGTGCAATCCCTGAAAATCGTAATATTTTTTCTGTTTTTTAAAAATAAGTTCAAAAAGTTTTGAGACGGTTTTATTATCGGAAAAAACTTCATCAGCTCTGGCAAGCGGAGAAAATCCCAAATCATAAAAAGCTTTTCCGTTTTCTTTGGCGGATAAAATTTCCTTTAAAAATAAATATTCCATCACTCCCTGCGGCGAAGAAGGATCTCTTCTCATTAAATCAACAGAGAGAGTATTGCTTTGAGGCAATTCAATATTATTAATATAAGCAAGGAGATTGTCTTCTTTATCAAGAAGTAAACTGGTTTTAGTTTCTTCCAGATATTCAGCGGAAGATTTTCCCATAGCAAAAGTGTTTTCTTTTTTCCCATGGACAGAAAGCCACTTCAGATCAAGATTTTTTACTTTATTCCAATCGAATTTCTTATAATTTCTTATATACCAGCCTTCTTTTTCTGCTTTATTTTTTCCCGTCCTGAGCTGCTGCATTTTTTTTCCCTCAAGCGTAAATTTTTCGAGATTAACAACAGCTTCAACTCCTATTGGAACAGCATTAAAGTTTTTTTGTTTCATTATTTCCACAAAATCACACTGTGCCTGGTAAACAGCAGGAATCCAATCATGCTCATGAACCATATTAAGCCATTTTGAAGTTATTTCATCTAAAGATCCTGTAAAACAGGGGTTTCCAATAGCTAAAGCAACCCGATTAAAAACTTTATAGCTTATTAATCCTTCTGTTTCTTCGTTTTTATAATAAAAATGCTGATAATTGTTATTTAGCGCAAAAAATTGAACCGGCTGAGAGGATTTTTCTTTGGTAAGTTTTTTATATTTATCATAATTTATATTTGGCAATCTCCTTGCTATTACAGGAGAAAGCGCAAATATTAACCCTGTTAAATAAGATATTGAATTAATTAAAAACAATGAATTTACATAAAACTTTGCTTCCAGCCCAACAGGTTTTAGTGCTGAAGTATTAAAAGCTAATGCATCCAGCGTCATTGACCAGACCGGATATTTTAAAGTATCCACGCCAAGTTTATCCGAAAAAATAAAAAGCCCAAGAATTGTATAAAATAAAACAAATATAACGGCAATAACCAATATAAGCCCGCCGCGTCTTGCTCTAACCGGGTCGCTTTTTACTTTGCAATATTTAAATAACGGAAGTAAAATACCGAAAAGAATAAGACATATTCCCGCCTCTTCAATATCAGCATCTTTAAAAATGTGTGCAAACCCTGATATTCCAAGAGTAATAACTGCTGCATACCAGGCAACTCTTTTTTGTCTATATAAAGCAGGGGCTAAAATTAAAGCTGCAATTCCGGTGAAAATTACAAGGTACCTTGACCCTGTAATAATTTGATAATCCAAAATATGATTTATAAGCTTTAATCTCGAAGAATCAAAACTTAGCCAGGCTGATAAAATATCTATAAATCCTAAAATGAACAAGGAAACAGCGACAAATTTGATCCAATTTTTTTCATAATTTCCTGATTTTGTATTTATTTGACTGTACATAAATCCCGTTCTTTTTTTAATTTAACTTATGTTTACTGAAAAAATCCCATATTATATCATTGCCTTCTACGTCATAATTTGTTTTCCCGAGAAAGGTTTCTATTCTCATACTTGTCGGTGAACCAGGCCAGGTATGACCTCCTCCTTCAATTTTAAGGATAGAAACTTCAGAATTATCTTTACAGGAATCATTTTCATATAATTTTGCTGTAGTTAAGCTTTCATCAGGATTTTTATGAGGAAAAACAGTCTCTTTTATAGAATCTGAACACTTATTTCGAGTTTTCCAGAATTTTAATATCTCATCAACCGAAATCATTTCTTTTGCAGGATTTCCATCCCATTTTTCGTAGGGATCATCAGTTCCATGTACTAATAAAATAGAAACAGGCTTATTAGCTTTACATTCTGCAATAAAAGATTTTCTCATATTCCCTGAAATAGGCGCAAAAGCTGCTATTTTATTGGATAACGTGCAAGCAAGAAGATAATCCATTTCTGCTCCGCTTGAATATCCTGTTGCATAAACTTTTGACTTATCGACTTTATAGTTCTTTGTCATAAAATCAATCATCTTGCTGACAAATTTAATGTCTTTACTTTTTTCGGCGGGTTCTAAATCCCATTCAAAATTCCCTGTATATTCAGGATAAACGGTTATAATTCCTTTTTTATCAGCAAAATTATTGAATTTTGTATAATTTTTTATTTTGTTTGCATCAGCCACGGTTCCGTGAAAAATAATAACCACAGGCAATTTTTTATCTTCTTTTCTATATATTTCAGGCAAATGAACGTAAAAAATTCGCTGCTCATTATTCACGTTTATGGTTTCTTTTACCATATCCGTGTCATTGGCATGACTTACATTGCCGCTAACAATAAAATTTATGAGGAAAAATCCTATTAATAAAATTATATATTTTATATTTTTCATTATAATAATATCCTTTTAAGGTTATTATTAAACAAACAAAGACGTAATTTCAAATTTATTTACGTCAATTAAGCCCTTATCTGTAATTTTTAAATCAGGGATTACCGGCAAGGAAAGAAAAGCCATGTTCATAAAAGCATCATCAAGCTTGCAGCCAAGGCTTTGTGTTGATTTTACAAGGCTTTTAAGTTTTGTTATAACCTCTTCAATCGGCAAATCAGAAATTAGGCCTGCAACAGGAAGCGGAAGTTTTTCAAGAGTTTTTCCATTTTCTACAACAATTTTTCCGCCCTGTGATTTTACGAGTTCAACGGCTGCATAATACATATCTTCATCGTTTGTTCCTATTACAACCATATTATGCGAGTCATGGGCTACTGTTGAAGCTATAGCACCACTTTTCAAGCCTAGACCTTTTACAAAACCCAATCCTATATTCCCGGTAGCTTTGTGTCTTTCTATAATTGCTATTTTTAAAATATCATTTGCGGTATCGCTTTGAGCATAACCATCTGCAATATTTGCTTTTTCTATACTTCCGAGCGTAATAAGCTTGTTTCCCGTAATATTTATAACTTTAATTTTGTCAGACTCTGCTTTTATTTTAAAGTTGTCTTTTTCAATCCATTTTACGTTTACAGAACCCCTTGTTTCGGGAAGTTTGTAATTATTTTCCGAAAGAAGAATTTTTCCTTCTCTGGCAACTAATTGACCTTTTTTAAATACCATTGCTGGTTTAAAATCTGATAAATTATCAAAAACGAGCATATCTGCCTGATAACCGGGAGCTATTGCACCTAAATTCGGGATTTTAAAGTATTCCGCAGTATTGATTGAAGCCATTTGAATAGCTGTAAGCGGGTGAATCCCATATTTAACAGCCCTTCTTACCATTGAATTTATATGATCATATAAATCATGCGGATATCTGTCATCGGTTACAAAGAAACATCTTCTTGAATTATTTGAATCAACCACAGGAAGAAGACTATCAAGGTCTTTTGCAATTGTTCCTTCTCTAATCATTATGTAAAGACCGAGTCGTATTTTTTCTCTTGCTTCTTCAACAGATATACATTCATGATCAGATGAAATACCTGTTGAAATATAAGCACAAAGATCTTTTCCGCTTAAACCCGGTGCATGTCCGTCAACTCTTTTGGATACAGGAAGTTTTATTTTGTCGACAACCGCAGGGTCATTCTGTAAAACACCCGGGAAGTTCATCATTTCTCCGATTCCAAGCACCCATTGTTTTTTAATAAATATAGATAAATCGCTTGCGCTGAGTTTTGAGCCTGATGTTTCCATATTTGTTGCAGGAACACAGGAAGGCAACATCATATAAACATCTAAAGGAAGATTTCTTGTAGCTTCTCTCATAAAACTAATCCCCTGAAGCCCGAGAACATTGGATATTTCATGCGGATCAGCAACAACTGTAGTCGTTCCTGAAGGGATTACTGCTTTTGCGTACTCATAAGGGGAAACCATAGAACTTTCAAGGTGTACATGCCCGTCAATAAAAGAAGGTGAGAGATAAGAGCCGTTTATGTCAATTTCTTCCCTGCCTTTATAATCTTTTCCAATACCGACTATTTTTCCGTTAACTACAGCAACATCGCCTCTATGAATATCACCGGACAAAACATTTATTATGTTTGCATTTTTTATGACTATATCTGCAATTTCTTCACCTTTTGCAGCTTTTATAATTTTTTCAATTTCCATATCTCTCTTTTCTCAATTAATTAAATTTGTTTATTTTTACCACAAAACAAAGATTTAGGTCAAATACTAAATCAAATTCGCAAACAAAAAGTAGGGATTTAACCCCTGCTTTTTGTTCTCTTGAAAATAAAATCGGCTCTTAAACTATTTTATAGAAGAAAGTGCAGAACTTGACTGCTGCATTTTGCTTATATATGTATCCATATCAGAAAACTGTTTTGTAATTAAAGCTTTATATGCGGTAATACGGTCTTCTCCTTTTGTAATTGATTTATCAGTATTAGAAATTAAAGTATTTATAGAATCACTTTTTGAACTAAAAAAACCGCTTACAGGATCAAGAGCGCTGTTAAGTTTAGTTTGAAGTTGCTGGAAAACCCCTGTAATTCCGGCTGTTTTATCCCCGATAAGCAGGGCTTTAACTTCGGAAGGATTATCCTGAAGAGCCGTAAGAAGTTTAGCGCTGTCAAGAGAAAAAGTACTTGATGTATCTTTAGCGCTTTTTCCTACAGAACCTGTTGATATACCTATCATTGACAAACTATCGTAAGCTGAAAGACCTTTTATTTGACCGGAAGCCATTGATCTTAAAGAGTTTTTAAGACTTACAATAGAATATTCTCCATGGAGAGCCTGACCTGTTCCTGTTTGTGTAGACACATCATTAAGTACCTGATTATATTTGGAGATAAAATCATTTAAAGCAGTTTTTATTCCATCTGTATTTTGATCAATATTTATATCTATCGGAGTATCTATGGTTGATCCGTCGGTTGCTTTGCTGAGAGTTGTTTTTTTAAGGTTTATGGTCAAACCTGGGATACCGCTTACATCTCCTGTTACAGTATTTGAATTAACTTCCAGAGCTGTCGCAGCACCATTTATATGAATTTTTGCATTTTCTCCCAGGGTTTGAGAAGCTGTAGAATCTCCGGTAGCAGTAATTAATCCTATTTTTGTAAGAAAATTACTGGTTCCGTTTTCAAAATTAATTGCTGTTTTGCCGGGGGTTTTTGACGTTAAAACAAGTTTATTTGTTTTGGTATCAATTTGGGCTGTCACTCCTGCTTTATCAGAGCTGTTTATTTTGCTTATAAGTGTTGCAAGAGAAGTTTTACTATCTATTGTAAATTCCGTTCCGCCTATTTTAAAAGTTCCTGCCGTTACCGGATCAGCACTGTCCACATTAAGATTTGCAGTATTCCCTACAATTGTTCCGCCCAGATTTATTTTGTTAATTTTTGAAAGACTTGCAAAACCGGATGTTCCATCACCATTATCTGTTGAAGAAGCGGTTGAAAGCTGCATTATATTGAAAAAGTTTGTTGTATCAGAGTTGCTTCCTAAAGTTAATTTGGTAACAGCAGTATTGTTGTAATCAATATGCATCTTCCCGTCTACAATAGAAGCTTTTACGTTGTTATCACTATAATCGCCATCACTGTTCTGATCAAATTTATCATTTATTTTTTTGACAATAGTATTTAACGTATCAGTTTTTTCTATTGTAAATTCATTTTTAGCCCCGTTTACGTAAATGCTAAAATTGCCATAAACCGTTCCGTCATCACGTGTTGCTGTTAAAGTACCCTGTTTGTTTGCAGCCGCGGTAAATAATTCTGTTCCGTCAATGGACTTTGACAAATCACTGCTTGTTGCTTTTGTCGCGGTAGCAAGATTATCCACAGATAAAGTAACTTTTTGGACAGAAGTATTATTAGCTGCAGTTACCGTAGAAATATTTGTATCAGAACTTGTAGCAGTTCTGGAAGCAAAAAGATCAAAACTTGATGCAATATTTCCATCGGTTAATTTTTGAATAGATGTTCTTAAAGCTGAAAAATCTGATTGAATAGAACTTAAAGCAGTTTTTGTTGCGTTATAAGTATCTTTTTTTGTATATAAAGCATCAACAGGAGCTCTTTCTGAAGCAACCATTGCTGTAATCCAGTCACTTACCGGTAATCCCGATCCCGATCCTGCAAATGTTATAGAACTAGTCATAGACTGAACACTCCTTTGTTCTTATCATTATTATAATAAAGCCTTAATCTTTATTTTCAATCCTGTAAAGATATTATTATTTTTAGATCCATCAAATAGTATTATTCCATTTTAACAATATTTTAAACATTAATCATGAGATTTCAGCTTAAATCTTTATTTTTTGTAATCTTATATATTCAACGATTTCATTTTTTGTGAATAAAAAAATTTGCAAAAAAAAGAGACAGTTTTGAGACTGTCTTAATCCTTGTTTTGTAGGTAAGGAAGGGAAAGGGAAAGGGAAAGGGAAAGGGAAAGGTAGGTGTAGTAGGTAAAGGTTTTATTTATTGAAATTTAAGCTTTTATTTGAGGTAGTGTGTTGTGTTTGTTTTGTTTTGTCCTTGTACATATATAAAAACACCCGTATTGAAAAAATTGCTATTTCGTATATAAAAAATAGCTATTTGATTAATAAAACTTAACACTTGCTAGGCCAAAAACCTGTAAAGCCCACATCCATAACTCTTCTTAGATTCATGAATCTTCTTGAAATTTGAATTTTATATATAAATTTGCAAAAAAATAGACAGTTTTGAAGCTGTCTTAAAATTTGTTTTTGTAGGTAAGGAAGGGAAAGGGGAAGGTAGGTGTGGTAGGTAAAAGGTTTTATTTATTGAAATTTAAGCTTTTATTTGAGGTAGTGTGTTGTGTTTGTTTTGTTTTGTCCTTGTACATATATAAAAACATCCGTATTGAAAAAATTGCTATTTCGTATATAAAAAATAGCTATTTAATTAATAAAACTTAACAAATCAAGAAGAAATGGTTTCTTTTTCTTCTTCTACAGGACTAAGAGGAATTTTAAACCCGAAAGTGCTTCCTTCGTTCAATTTGCTTTCAACAAAAACTTTGCCGCCATGATGTTTTTCTATAGCAATTTTTACAAGATGCAAGCCCAAGCCTGTGCCTTTTACCGAGTGAACTTTTGTTTCTATTCTGTAAAACCTGTCAAAAATCTTTCCGAGATGCTCTTCCGGTATTCCGATGCCGTTATCTTCGATGGAAACTTGTAAATAATCCCCTGTGCGATCGATTTCTGCTCTTATTTTAACCCTGCTGTTTTTATGAGAATACTTAATAGAATTCGAAATAAGGTTTTTCAACACTCTTTCTATATTTTCAGGATTTATCATTACCTGCGGGATATCAGGCTCAATAATTATAGAGAAAGAAACATTTTTTTCTTCTGCCAGAACTTTCATTGATTTAACCGTAATTTCTATAATCGGACCTATATCAACCAAATCCTTTTCAAGAGCGACATTTGGCGATTCCAGCTTTGAAAAATCAAGAATATCATTTACCATATTATTTAATCTGTCTGACTCATGATTTATTATGGAAAGAAAATCCCCTTTTGTTTTCTCATCCAATTTTTCTCCGCAGTTGTAGAGAGTATCTATATAAGTTCTCAAGATTGTAACCGGAGTTCTTAATTCATGGCTGACGTTTGAAATAAAAGTATTTTTAATATTATCAATCTCGGCCTCTTTTGTTACATCATGAAGTATAATAATATAACCTATGTATTCTTCATGAAGGGTAAATATAGGGGAAATAATTGTTTTTACAATTCTTCCGTTCATTTTTATCTGGCATTCAAGATTTTTGGCTTTATTCCCTTCGTACGGAGTATCTTTAAATTCTTTAATTTTGGATTTAAAGCATAATTCGCCGTTTGTATCATAATATTCCGTTATTTTTGTTTTTATAATTTCTTTTATGTTAACTTTAAGCATTTTTTGTGCGGCATTATTTACAAGAATTATTTGGTCTGAATTATCACAAACTACTACACCATTTGCAATACTCATCAAAACAGCTTCCATTTTGTTTCTTTCATAAGTCAGCTGGTCAATATTTTTTTCTTCATAAGTTCTAAGCCTTGAGGACATTGTATTAAAAGATTCAAAAAGCTGTTTTATATCTCCCCAAAGATCTTTTGATGTAATTTTATACCCAAATTCTCCCGTTGAAATCTTTCTTACTCCTTCAGAAAGAAGCTTTATCTGCCTTGTTATAAGCAAAGTGTTTATTAAGACGGCTGCTATGGAAAGCACCCATGCTATGGTAAAAATAATCAGCATCAGGTTTCTGGTCGCTTTTCCCACTATGTTCATAGTGTATCTGCTTAAGCCGACTTGAATTGAGCCAATAACTTCTTTTGAGTAAGCTGTTTTTAAAGTAAGCGGCTGACTTACTTCTATAGTTGTTTTGTTTTCAGTGTTTTCAAAAGCAGGATTATTTTGTTTGCTGGAATAAATAATGTTTCCAAGTTGATCCCTGTAAACAACATAAGCAATGTCTTCGCTGTTCGCTATTATTTGTTCGGTATGTTCTTTAAGTTTTTTTAAACCTTTAGTGCTTGATAAATCCGAAATAAGAGTTGAACTTTCGATTGAAAGAGTTTTTGTAAGCATCGAGCCAAAATTATGATAGCTGTCCAGAATTGTTTTTTGTGTATTATTTATAACGAACCAGGCTGTAATTACAACAAAAATCGAACTTAAAATCGAGCCGAAAATAATCAGCTTATTTTGAGAATTCAAATTCAAAAATTCTGATTTTTCGTCCTGTTTTTTAATATAATTAAGTATATCGTTCATTTTTTCAAATCTCAAATTTTAGTGTGGTTTTTTATTGTAAGTTAGCAAGAATAGAATTGCTGACGGATTTTAATGTAGCGAAAACTCCTTGTCCCTGAATGGCAACGGATTCAAAACTCGGATATCCCGCTTGATTCAGATCTTTTTCAAGCTCTTCAAAGCTTAATACATCATCTAAATCGCGTTTATTATATTGCAAAATTATAGGAATATTATTTAAGTTAAGATTATATTCTTTTAAATTTTGAATCATGTTGTTAAAACTCTGAATGTTGTTTTCTCTTTCTGCTTTTGAAGAATTTGCCACAAAAACAATACCGTCTACGCCGTTTAGAATGATTTTTCTTGCCGCATTATACTGCATTTGCCCCGGTGAAGTATAAAGACTGAATGTCGTATTAAAACCTTTTACATCGCCCAGGTTAATTGATAAAAAATCAAAGAAAAGTGTCCTTTCGTTTAGTCCTTCAAGGCATGTCATTTCTGACCTGATTGCAGAATCAAGTGTATTGTAAATATATATAAGGTTGCTGGTTTTTCCGCTCTCTCCCGTGCCGTAATACACGACTTTGCAGGTCAGTTTGCGGTCAGCATAATTAACAAGAACCACTTTATCTTACTCTTTTCTGTTAAATCAGGTTTTTACACAGTTACAAAAGATGATTTATAAATTTTTACTAATTTAATTATCCATAAAACTAACATTTTGGACAAGGTTTTAAGGGTTTTTTATTTATTCTGAAAAATATAGATAAATTTTGAAGATAAATATTTAGTTGTCTAATAGAAATATGAAGGGTTTTGGATAGAGAATTAAAAGCTGAACAGATTTTTCATTTATTTCGTTTAGTTTCGAATAACAAAAGAACATAAAGAGAAATATTAAGGAGAAAAAATATGCAGGAAACATGTTGTAATAATTATGATGAAATTTTAGAAATTTGTACCTGTCCTCGATTAGGCGAACCCGCCCCTGATTTTGAAGCTGAAACCTCGCATGGAAAAATCAAATTTTCTGAATTTAACAAAGGGCACTGGGTGGTTTTATTTTCCCATCCGGCTGATTTTACCCCTGTTTGCACTACAGAATTTATTGGTTTTGCCCAAAAACAGCAGGAGTTTGAAAAAAGAAACGTCAAGCTTATGGGATTAAGTATTGACAGTGTTTATTCCCATATTGAATGGGTAAGGCAAATAGAAGAAAGCTTTGAAGTTAAAATCAATTTTCCGGTTATTGCAGATTTAGGCTTTGAGGTTTCCCGCCTTTATGCGATGATTCATCCTGCAATAAGTACTGTTCATGCCATAAGAACCGTTTATATTATAGACCCTGAAGGAATTTTAAAAATGTCTATTGCTTATCCTTCCAGCGTGGGAAGAAGTATAGACGAAATTATAAGAATTATAGATGCACTTCAACTTGTCGATGAAAAGAAAGTTGCCACTCCCGCCAACTGGAAACCGGGAGACAATGTAATAGTTCCTCCCCCGAGAACCACTGAAGATGCGGAACAAAGAATTCATGAAAAACATGAAGAATGTTCCAGCTGGTATTTATGCAAAACCAAGGCTTAAAGACAAACTAAACTGACAT
This window contains:
- a CDS encoding peroxiredoxin yields the protein MQETCCNNYDEILEICTCPRLGEPAPDFEAETSHGKIKFSEFNKGHWVVLFSHPADFTPVCTTEFIGFAQKQQEFEKRNVKLMGLSIDSVYSHIEWVRQIEESFEVKINFPVIADLGFEVSRLYAMIHPAISTVHAIRTVYIIDPEGILKMSIAYPSSVGRSIDEIIRIIDALQLVDEKKVATPANWKPGDNVIVPPPRTTEDAEQRIHEKHEECSSWYLCKTKA
- a CDS encoding ATP-binding protein, with protein sequence MNDILNYIKKQDEKSEFLNLNSQNKLIIFGSILSSIFVVITAWFVINNTQKTILDSYHNFGSMLTKTLSIESSTLISDLSSTKGLKKLKEHTEQIIANSEDIAYVVYRDQLGNIIYSSKQNNPAFENTENKTTIEVSQPLTLKTAYSKEVIGSIQVGLSRYTMNIVGKATRNLMLIIFTIAWVLSIAAVLINTLLITRQIKLLSEGVRKISTGEFGYKITSKDLWGDIKQLFESFNTMSSRLRTYEEKNIDQLTYERNKMEAVLMSIANGVVVCDNSDQIILVNNAAQKMLKVNIKEIIKTKITEYYDTNGELCFKSKIKEFKDTPYEGNKAKNLECQIKMNGRIVKTIISPIFTLHEEYIGYIIILHDVTKEAEIDNIKNTFISNVSHELRTPVTILRTYIDTLYNCGEKLDEKTKGDFLSIINHESDRLNNMVNDILDFSKLESPNVALEKDLVDIGPIIEITVKSMKVLAEEKNVSFSIIIEPDIPQVMINPENIERVLKNLISNSIKYSHKNSRVKIRAEIDRTGDYLQVSIEDNGIGIPEEHLGKIFDRFYRIETKVHSVKGTGLGLHLVKIAIEKHHGGKVFVESKLNEGSTFGFKIPLSPVEEEKETISS
- a CDS encoding GTPase domain-containing protein, with translation MVLVNYADRKLTCKVVYYGTGESGKTSNLIYIYNTLDSAIRSEMTCLEGLNERTLFFDFLSINLGDVKGFNTTFSLYTSPGQMQYNAARKIILNGVDGIVFVANSSKAERENNIQSFNNMIQNLKEYNLNLNNIPIILQYNKRDLDDVLSFEELEKDLNQAGYPSFESVAIQGQGVFATLKSVSNSILANLQ